The following coding sequences lie in one Pseudomonas svalbardensis genomic window:
- a CDS encoding MFS transporter produces the protein MPSATPQVSSRLFGLFCLASYLLSLSYGSTFLLSLLIGSRGGNEHDAGSVISAAMLSTFAAVIVSGHLSDLLGAARSIALLGILLVAASLGFALAPGFGNLLLFFGLLLGLGWGVFYTLGPIIVASLVTPAQRAKYFALLSGSMMTGIGSGPLLGRAASALGYPITAAFYLAALASLIGVLLFWRLDSQLKKASAHSAAVSRISWRAAAQVLSSRAVFPIIMVGLGGCVFGGLSSFQTSYAAARSLDYSLFFLGFMSAAISSRMLIAGFVVKRDPFRASCLLSGLMMGSILMFAFVVNDGFSYVLAAVMLGVGYGLTYSVINGLAANEAPNGTTAQSLLLFSLSYFIGVFGFPLLAGKIIVKQGMASLLLTVLAVAVLNWLISVGRLVWRRSVTSKALQQA, from the coding sequence ATGCCTAGCGCAACACCCCAAGTCTCCAGCAGGTTGTTCGGCCTGTTTTGCCTGGCCAGCTATCTGCTGTCGCTGTCCTATGGCTCGACCTTTTTGCTGTCGTTGTTGATCGGTTCCCGCGGCGGCAACGAGCACGATGCCGGCAGTGTGATTTCGGCGGCGATGCTCAGTACGTTTGCAGCGGTAATCGTCTCCGGGCACTTGTCCGATTTGCTCGGCGCGGCGCGCTCGATTGCGCTGCTCGGCATTCTGCTGGTGGCCGCCAGCCTGGGCTTCGCCCTGGCGCCAGGCTTCGGCAATCTGCTGTTGTTTTTCGGACTCTTGCTGGGGCTGGGTTGGGGCGTGTTCTACACCCTCGGGCCGATCATCGTGGCGAGTCTGGTAACGCCTGCCCAACGCGCGAAATACTTTGCGCTGCTGTCGGGCAGCATGATGACCGGGATCGGCAGCGGTCCCTTGTTAGGCCGCGCTGCCAGTGCACTCGGCTATCCGATCACCGCGGCGTTTTACCTCGCGGCGCTGGCCAGCCTGATCGGCGTATTGCTGTTCTGGCGGTTGGATTCGCAGCTGAAAAAAGCGTCGGCCCACTCGGCAGCGGTGTCGCGAATTTCCTGGCGTGCAGCGGCGCAAGTGCTGTCGTCCAGAGCGGTGTTTCCGATCATCATGGTCGGGCTTGGCGGGTGCGTTTTCGGCGGTCTGTCGAGTTTTCAAACCAGCTACGCGGCGGCGCGTTCACTCGACTATTCATTGTTCTTCCTCGGCTTCATGAGCGCAGCGATCAGCAGCCGCATGCTGATCGCCGGTTTCGTGGTCAAGCGCGACCCGTTCCGGGCGTCCTGCCTGTTGTCGGGCTTGATGATGGGCTCAATCCTGATGTTCGCTTTTGTGGTCAATGACGGGTTCAGCTACGTGCTGGCGGCGGTGATGCTCGGGGTCGGTTACGGGCTGACCTATTCGGTGATCAATGGCCTGGCGGCCAACGAGGCGCCGAACGGCACCACCGCGCAATCCTTGCTGCTGTTCAGCCTGTCCTACTTTATCGGTGTGTTTGGTTTTCCGTTGCTGGCCGGAAAAATCATCGTGAAACAGGGGATGGCGTCGTTGTTGCTCACGGTGTTGGCGGTTGCTGTATTGAATTGGCTGATCAGCGTCGGCCGGCTGGTCTGGCGCCGAAGCGTTACCAGCAAAGCGCTGCAGCAGGCCTAG
- a CDS encoding ADP-ribosylglycohydrolase family protein: MTALNRALGAFYGLALGDALGMPTQSLSRAEIKVRFGEITDLEDAGPDQPIAANMLKGSITDDTEQAILVGQLLVEGEGRIEPSVLAQRLIEWEAAMQAKGSQDLLGPSTKRAIEMILAGHSPEEAGRYGTTNGAAMRITPVGIAADVANPERFINAVVQACQVTHNTTLGISSAAAVAAVVSAGINGMDLGEALNLGQQIAQQAESHGYWVAGGRIASRISWARTISVDSDKALLADLMYDVIGTSVASQESVVVSFALAQQVAIGEMNAFEALCMAASLGGDTDTIAAILGAMLGACLGLESWPTAMIDKVKTVNDLELEPLVQGLLALR, translated from the coding sequence ATGACCGCGCTCAACCGTGCCCTCGGCGCGTTCTACGGACTGGCCCTGGGCGACGCGCTGGGCATGCCGACCCAATCCCTGAGCCGTGCCGAGATCAAGGTGCGCTTCGGCGAGATCACTGACCTGGAGGACGCGGGCCCCGATCAACCGATCGCCGCCAACATGCTCAAAGGCTCGATCACCGATGACACCGAACAGGCGATTCTGGTCGGCCAATTGCTGGTTGAAGGTGAGGGCCGGATCGAACCGTCGGTGCTCGCCCAACGGTTGATCGAATGGGAAGCCGCGATGCAGGCCAAGGGCTCGCAAGACTTGCTGGGCCCTTCGACCAAACGTGCCATCGAGATGATCCTCGCCGGCCACTCGCCGGAAGAAGCGGGGCGCTACGGCACCACCAATGGCGCGGCGATGCGCATCACGCCGGTGGGGATTGCGGCGGATGTCGCCAACCCTGAGCGTTTCATCAACGCTGTCGTGCAGGCTTGCCAGGTTACCCACAACACCACGCTGGGCATCTCCAGCGCGGCGGCGGTGGCGGCGGTGGTCTCGGCCGGTATCAACGGCATGGACCTGGGCGAAGCGTTGAACCTCGGCCAGCAAATCGCTCAACAAGCTGAAAGCCACGGTTACTGGGTGGCTGGCGGACGCATCGCCTCGCGCATCAGCTGGGCGCGGACCATCAGTGTCGACAGCGACAAGGCATTGCTGGCGGACTTGATGTACGACGTGATCGGCACTTCGGTGGCTTCACAGGAATCGGTGGTGGTCTCGTTTGCCCTGGCCCAGCAAGTGGCCATTGGTGAAATGAACGCGTTCGAAGCGCTGTGCATGGCGGCGAGCCTTGGCGGCGACACTGACACCATCGCGGCGATTCTCGGCGCCATGCTCGGGGCCTGCCTGGGCCTTGAGAGTTGGCCGACGGCGATGATCGACAAGGTCAAAACCGTTAACGATCTGGAGCTGGAACCGTTGGTGCAAGGGCTGTTGGCCTTGCGCTGA
- a CDS encoding purine-cytosine permease family protein encodes MSSSNAGPSAGQLETRGIEPVPEAECNGHPLQLFWVWFAANISILGLPLGATLVAFRGLAIWQAIIVAILGAAGSFAVVGIISIAGRRGRAPSLTLSRAIFGVRGNIGPTLVSLMSRLGWETVNTTTAAFVLLSLCSILFGSPVEAKSAPVLTLIFIAIFVLLTLSVSGLGHATLLVIQKWATYVFGALNILVGGFLCATIDWSAVFNATPAPLSAMIIGVGTMAAGTGIGWANAGADMSRYQHRSVKAARLVASAAFGAGIPLVLLITLGGLLSVGNNDLASATDPIIAIRDMLPTWMAVPYLITAFGGLLLSNNLSVYSAGLTTLTLGLKVKRVYAVVVDIVAIFAGSIYFMLIADSFYGPFITFISLLAVPITAWVGIFVVDLIHRHYYSPKDLLDVSPSSAYWYSGGVEWRAFGAWAVAIVLGFSFTTIGTTEQTVWFRGFLSDSWLGHNGLGWIVTFLVAGGIYFVLGGARDRRAALVENAHA; translated from the coding sequence ATGAGTTCATCGAACGCCGGGCCAAGCGCCGGGCAACTGGAAACCCGTGGCATCGAGCCCGTGCCGGAAGCGGAGTGCAACGGTCATCCGCTGCAGCTGTTCTGGGTCTGGTTTGCTGCCAACATCTCCATTCTCGGCCTGCCGCTGGGTGCGACCCTTGTAGCCTTTCGCGGCTTGGCGATCTGGCAGGCGATCATCGTCGCGATCCTGGGTGCCGCCGGTTCCTTCGCGGTGGTCGGGATCATCTCCATTGCCGGTCGCCGTGGTCGCGCACCGAGCCTGACGTTGTCGCGAGCGATCTTCGGTGTACGCGGCAACATCGGTCCGACCCTGGTCTCGCTGATGTCGCGTCTGGGCTGGGAAACCGTCAACACCACCACCGCCGCGTTCGTGCTGTTGTCGCTGTGCTCGATCCTGTTCGGCTCGCCGGTGGAAGCCAAAAGCGCACCCGTGCTGACGTTGATTTTCATTGCGATTTTCGTGCTGCTGACCCTGTCGGTGTCGGGCCTCGGTCACGCCACCTTGCTGGTGATCCAGAAGTGGGCAACCTACGTGTTCGGTGCGCTGAACATTCTGGTCGGCGGTTTCCTCTGCGCCACCATCGACTGGAGCGCGGTGTTCAATGCCACACCGGCACCGCTTAGCGCGATGATCATCGGCGTCGGCACCATGGCTGCCGGCACCGGGATTGGTTGGGCCAATGCCGGTGCCGACATGTCGCGCTACCAGCACCGCAGCGTCAAAGCCGCACGCCTGGTGGCGTCGGCAGCGTTCGGTGCGGGGATTCCGCTGGTGTTGCTGATCACCCTCGGCGGCCTGCTTTCAGTGGGCAACAATGACCTGGCCTCCGCCACCGACCCGATCATCGCGATCCGCGACATGCTGCCAACCTGGATGGCTGTGCCGTACCTGATCACCGCGTTCGGCGGGTTGCTGCTGTCGAACAACCTGTCGGTGTACTCCGCCGGTTTGACCACGCTGACCCTCGGCCTGAAGGTCAAACGCGTTTACGCGGTGGTGGTGGACATCGTCGCGATCTTCGCCGGTTCGATTTATTTCATGCTGATCGCCGACAGTTTCTACGGCCCGTTCATTACCTTCATTTCGCTGCTGGCGGTGCCGATCACCGCGTGGGTCGGGATCTTTGTCGTCGACCTGATCCATCGTCATTACTACAGCCCCAAAGACCTGCTGGACGTCAGCCCGAGCAGCGCTTACTGGTACAGCGGCGGTGTCGAGTGGCGCGCCTTCGGTGCGTGGGCGGTGGCGATCGTGCTGGGCTTCAGCTTCACCACCATCGGCACGACCGAACAAACCGTGTGGTTCCGAGGTTTCCTGTCCGACTCCTGGCTGGGCCATAACGGCCTCGGCTGGATCGTGACGTTCCTGGTGGCCGGCGGGATTTACTTTGTGCTGGGTGGCGCCAGGGATCGTCGCGCCGCGTTGGTCGAGAACGCTCATGCCTAG
- a CDS encoding PfkB family carbohydrate kinase, producing the protein MPRLLHTGQVIIDLVMAVDKLPHSGGDVLAQSASFEAGGGFNVMAAAQRNGLPVVYLGRHGTGRFGDLAREAMKAEGIRIGITHRAERDTGLCVALTEASAERSFISYIGAEGELTAEDLASVPAEVGDYVYVSGYSLLHGGKAQALVDWVLDLPRGINVVFDPGPLVDSPDEPLMQALLARIDLWTSNSVEALKFTGAADIAEALNRLADHLPADVLMVVRDGPQGCWISQRGDRQHVPGFKVEAVDSNGAGDAHAGVFVAGLAQGLSASEAARRANAAAALAVTRWGPATSPGTAEVDALIRKTFGG; encoded by the coding sequence ATGCCTAGATTGCTGCACACCGGCCAGGTCATCATCGACCTGGTCATGGCCGTGGATAAACTGCCACATTCGGGCGGCGATGTGCTGGCGCAATCCGCCAGTTTTGAGGCTGGCGGCGGCTTCAATGTGATGGCTGCCGCCCAGCGCAATGGTTTGCCGGTGGTTTACCTCGGGCGCCACGGCACCGGGCGTTTCGGCGATCTGGCGCGCGAGGCGATGAAGGCTGAAGGCATTCGGATCGGCATCACTCACCGAGCCGAACGGGATACGGGATTGTGCGTCGCGTTGACCGAAGCCTCGGCCGAGCGCAGTTTCATTTCCTATATCGGTGCCGAAGGTGAGCTGACGGCCGAGGATTTGGCCAGCGTGCCGGCCGAGGTGGGTGACTATGTCTACGTCAGCGGCTACAGCCTGCTGCATGGCGGCAAAGCCCAGGCGCTGGTGGATTGGGTGCTGGATTTGCCGCGAGGAATCAACGTGGTTTTCGATCCGGGCCCGCTGGTGGATTCGCCGGATGAGCCGTTGATGCAAGCCTTGCTGGCGCGCATCGATCTGTGGACCAGCAACAGCGTCGAGGCGTTGAAGTTTACCGGTGCGGCGGACATTGCCGAGGCCTTGAACCGGTTGGCCGATCATCTGCCGGCCGACGTCTTGATGGTGGTTCGTGACGGCCCGCAAGGGTGCTGGATCAGCCAGCGTGGAGACCGCCAGCATGTGCCGGGTTTCAAGGTTGAGGCGGTGGACAGCAACGGCGCGGGGGATGCGCATGCCGGGGTATTTGTGGCCGGGTTGGCGCAAGGATTGTCGGCGAGTGAGGCGGCGCGGCGGGCTAATGCGGCGGCTGCGTTGGCGGTCACTCGGTGGGGGCCGGCGACTTCGCCGGGGACTGCTGAGGTGGATGCGTTAATCCGCAAGACCTTTGGTGGCTGA
- a CDS encoding GNAT family N-acetyltransferase, protein MTIEIRPATPSDAPQILGFITELADYERARHEVIASVADIERSLFSEGATAHGLICLRDGSPIGFAVFFFSYSTWLGSNCLYLEDLYITPEQRGGGAGKTLLRHLAKIACANDCGRFEWSVLDWNKPAIEFYKSLGAQPQEEWVRYRMDGAVLREFAEGR, encoded by the coding sequence ATGACGATCGAGATCCGCCCGGCGACCCCGAGCGATGCACCGCAAATCCTCGGGTTCATCACCGAACTGGCCGACTACGAACGTGCCCGCCACGAAGTCATCGCCAGCGTCGCCGACATCGAGCGCAGCCTGTTCAGCGAAGGCGCCACCGCCCACGGTCTGATCTGCCTGCGCGACGGCTCGCCGATCGGCTTCGCGGTGTTTTTCTTCAGCTATTCCACGTGGCTCGGCAGCAACTGCCTGTACCTCGAAGACCTCTACATCACCCCCGAACAACGCGGTGGCGGCGCGGGTAAAACCTTGCTGCGTCACTTGGCGAAAATCGCCTGCGCCAATGATTGCGGTCGATTTGAGTGGAGCGTGCTGGACTGGAACAAACCCGCGATCGAGTTCTACAAGTCATTGGGTGCGCAGCCGCAGGAAGAGTGGGTGCGGTATCGGATGGACGGGGCGGTGTTGCGGGAGTTTGCCGAGGGGCGGTGA
- the araH gene encoding L-arabinose ABC transporter permease AraH yields MTIQNNALPTQRKPLDLRRFLDDWVMLLAAVGIFVLCTVLIDNFLSPLNMRGLGLAISTTGIAACTMLYCLASGHFDLSVGSVIACAGVVAAVVMRDTDSVFLGVVAALFMGLIVGLINGIVIAKLRVNALITTLATMQIVRGLAYIFANGKAVGVSQEQFFVFGNGQLLGVPVPILITIVCFLFFGWLLNYTTYGRNTMAIGGNQEAALLAGVNVDRTKIIIFAVHGVIGALAGVILASRMTSGQPMIGQGFELTVISACVLGGVSLSGGIGMIRHVIAGVLILAIIENAMNLKNIDTFYQYVIRGSILLLAVVIDRLKQR; encoded by the coding sequence ATGACAATCCAAAACAACGCTTTGCCCACCCAGCGCAAACCTCTGGACCTGCGGCGCTTTCTCGATGACTGGGTGATGCTGCTGGCGGCCGTCGGGATCTTCGTGCTCTGCACCGTGCTGATCGATAACTTCCTTTCGCCATTGAACATGCGCGGCCTGGGCCTGGCGATTTCGACGACGGGGATTGCCGCTTGCACCATGTTGTATTGCTTGGCGTCCGGGCACTTCGATTTGTCGGTGGGTTCGGTGATTGCCTGCGCCGGCGTGGTCGCCGCGGTGGTGATGCGCGACACCGACAGCGTGTTTCTCGGTGTGGTAGCGGCGCTGTTCATGGGGCTGATCGTCGGGTTGATCAACGGCATCGTGATCGCCAAGCTGCGGGTCAATGCGTTGATTACCACACTTGCGACCATGCAGATCGTTCGCGGCCTGGCTTACATCTTCGCCAACGGCAAAGCGGTCGGCGTGTCGCAAGAGCAGTTCTTCGTCTTCGGTAACGGCCAGTTGTTGGGTGTGCCGGTGCCGATTCTGATCACCATCGTTTGCTTCCTGTTTTTCGGCTGGCTGCTGAATTACACCACCTACGGGCGCAACACCATGGCCATTGGCGGTAATCAGGAAGCGGCATTGCTGGCCGGAGTGAACGTTGACCGGACCAAGATCATCATCTTCGCCGTGCACGGCGTGATCGGGGCGTTGGCCGGGGTGATTCTGGCGTCGCGCATGACCTCCGGTCAGCCGATGATTGGCCAGGGTTTTGAGCTGACGGTGATTTCTGCCTGCGTGTTGGGCGGGGTGTCGTTGAGCGGCGGGATCGGCATGATCCGGCATGTGATTGCCGGGGTTTTGATTCTGGCGATCATTGAGAATGCTATGAACCTGAAGAATATCGATACGTTTTACCAGTATGTGATTCGGGGTTCGATTTTGCTGTTGGCCGTTGTCATCGACCGACTAAAACAGCGTTGA
- a CDS encoding GntR family transcriptional regulator, with translation MIRQVRFDKKQRVVDELIRRIESGLMEDGLLLPGEHQLAQEFKVSRGTLREALAELKRRNYIATQSGVGSIVTFDGVVLDQRSGWAQALADSGALINTEVLRLEAVTRPDLLPRFGTDQFITLDRRRRSNEGKLVSLERSLMPATGGLESLPRVGLIDNSLTITLAAYGYIGERGDQWIGAEPLNAEDAELLGRPQGTVFLKALRTTYDRQNRFMEQVESLLDPVHFRLHLQFGESK, from the coding sequence ATGATTAGACAGGTACGATTTGACAAGAAACAACGGGTGGTCGACGAACTCATCCGGCGCATCGAAAGCGGCCTCATGGAGGACGGCTTACTGTTGCCGGGCGAGCATCAATTGGCTCAAGAATTCAAAGTCAGCCGCGGCACGCTGCGCGAAGCCCTGGCTGAGTTGAAACGGCGCAATTACATCGCGACGCAAAGCGGGGTGGGTTCCATCGTCACCTTCGACGGTGTGGTGCTCGATCAACGCAGCGGCTGGGCCCAGGCCCTGGCCGACAGCGGGGCGCTGATCAATACCGAAGTGCTGCGGCTGGAGGCGGTCACCCGTCCTGACCTGTTGCCGCGTTTCGGCACCGACCAATTCATCACCCTCGACCGTCGCCGCCGTTCCAACGAAGGCAAGCTGGTCTCCCTTGAACGCTCATTGATGCCCGCCACCGGAGGCCTGGAAAGCCTGCCGCGGGTCGGCCTTATCGACAATTCCCTGACCATCACCCTGGCCGCTTACGGCTATATCGGCGAGCGCGGCGATCAATGGATCGGCGCCGAACCGTTGAACGCCGAAGACGCCGAACTGCTCGGTCGTCCGCAAGGCACGGTTTTCCTCAAGGCCTTGCGCACCACCTACGACCGGCAAAACCGATTCATGGAGCAGGTCGAAAGCTTGCTCGACCCGGTGCATTTTCGCCTGCACCTGCAGTTTGGAGAGTCAAAATGA
- a CDS encoding HD domain-containing protein produces MNTDAFAPLQLLAAQLLPHALEPSEDGAHDLSHLQRVWHNVQTLHAQEDGDLEVLLAAVLLHDCVAVEKNSPLRSQASRLAAEKASKLLVDMAWPDAKVSAVAHAIEAHSFSANITPTTLEAKIMQDADRLDSLGMLGVARTFYIAGRMGSALYDPEDPEAKDRDYDDKRFCLDHFQTKLLHLADGFQTTTGQRLAQTRHERLKGFMVLFKEEIGVC; encoded by the coding sequence ATGAACACTGATGCTTTCGCACCACTGCAACTCCTCGCTGCGCAACTGCTGCCCCACGCGCTGGAACCCTCAGAGGACGGCGCTCACGATCTGTCGCACTTGCAGCGGGTCTGGCACAACGTGCAAACACTCCATGCGCAAGAAGATGGTGATCTTGAAGTGTTGCTCGCGGCAGTGCTGTTGCACGATTGCGTGGCGGTAGAGAAGAACTCGCCGCTGCGTTCTCAGGCGTCGCGGTTGGCCGCCGAGAAGGCATCGAAATTGTTGGTGGACATGGCCTGGCCAGACGCAAAAGTCAGCGCGGTTGCCCACGCCATCGAAGCGCACAGTTTTTCCGCCAACATCACGCCGACCACGCTCGAAGCGAAAATCATGCAGGACGCCGACCGCCTCGACTCCCTTGGCATGCTCGGCGTGGCGCGCACCTTTTACATCGCCGGACGTATGGGCAGCGCGTTGTACGACCCAGAGGATCCCGAGGCGAAGGACCGGGACTACGATGACAAACGTTTTTGCCTCGACCATTTCCAGACCAAGCTGCTGCACCTGGCGGATGGATTCCAGACGACCACCGGCCAGCGTCTGGCGCAGACTCGCCACGAACGGTTGAAGGGGTTCATGGTGTTGTTCAAGGAAGAAATAGGCGTCTGCTAA